Proteins from one Bacteroides zhangwenhongii genomic window:
- a CDS encoding hybrid sensor histidine kinase/response regulator: MERSGNFYKAIRLGYILISILVGCIAYTSFYEWQKLEGLEEENRQIDRFRLQLHSAYVQMIEFSLLGETILEWDANDLENYHSQRMVMDSILCGFKKTYPSERIDSLRFLLEDKEVQMRKIVQVLEKQDSINKKIAGQVPVIAKKSAQEQPVKPKRKGFLGIFGKKEKPKQTTATTMLYTLHRDAIAQQRTQSRRLSEHADSLAARNGELNYRLQELISHMDTKVYQDLQNREAEIMTMRENSYMLVGSMTAIALVLLLISYIIIHRNNRRINRYEKETEELIGRLQQSVRANEELIASRKKAVHTITHELRTPLTAINGYAELIHENDAECAGRYSVNMLQASRHMTTMLNSLLEFFRLENGKEQPKVSPFRLQSVSEMLNAEFLPQAEKKDLKLTIECDSDVILAGDKERVIHIGNNLLSNAVKFTQSGSVSFRLCHTEGYLVLSVEDTGSGMNKEEQQRIFDPFERLSNAATQDGFGLGLSIVKRIVDMLGGTIRVESEKGKGSRFTVRIPMLVADAIAEKPELRSEQRLEKTYSVVALDDNEIVLGMVKEMYASVGVHCDTFSNVGDMMEALRTRHYDLAIVDLKMPEMNGFEVLELMRSSSVGNSKEIPVIVATASGSCEAEELTAQGFTACLFKPFSLSELIEASEKCLSANTSKEEIPDLASLLAYGDKAAMLDRLITETEKDVQDVRNAGARGDRMALGEWIHRLRSSWAVIHADKPLWELYELLHRENECSEAELQRAVSSILEKGNMIINVAKNERRKLNENLCD; the protein is encoded by the coding sequence ATGGAGCGGTCAGGAAATTTCTATAAGGCAATACGGTTGGGATATATACTTATCTCCATTCTTGTCGGATGTATCGCATATACCAGTTTCTATGAATGGCAGAAACTGGAAGGACTTGAAGAAGAAAACCGACAGATAGATAGGTTCCGCCTTCAGTTACATTCTGCATATGTTCAAATGATAGAGTTTTCTCTGCTTGGGGAAACCATATTGGAATGGGATGCCAATGATTTGGAGAACTACCACTCCCAACGTATGGTGATGGACAGCATATTGTGCGGTTTTAAGAAGACCTACCCGTCTGAACGGATAGACAGTCTGCGCTTTCTACTGGAAGATAAAGAAGTGCAGATGCGGAAAATCGTGCAAGTTCTTGAAAAGCAAGATTCCATTAACAAGAAGATTGCCGGACAGGTTCCGGTCATTGCAAAAAAGAGTGCGCAGGAGCAGCCTGTCAAGCCAAAACGCAAGGGATTTCTTGGCATTTTCGGCAAAAAAGAAAAGCCGAAGCAGACAACAGCCACGACTATGCTCTATACGCTCCACCGCGATGCAATAGCACAACAGCGTACACAAAGCCGCCGCCTGTCGGAACACGCCGACAGCCTTGCCGCCCGCAACGGAGAATTGAATTACCGGTTACAAGAACTTATCTCCCATATGGACACAAAAGTATATCAAGACCTGCAAAATCGTGAGGCCGAGATAATGACCATGCGGGAGAACTCGTATATGCTTGTCGGGAGCATGACCGCCATTGCCTTGGTATTGCTGCTCATATCCTACATCATAATACACCGCAATAACAGAAGAATCAACCGTTATGAAAAGGAAACGGAAGAACTGATAGGGCGATTGCAACAGTCTGTCCGTGCAAATGAGGAACTGATAGCTTCCCGTAAGAAAGCCGTGCATACCATTACCCATGAGCTGCGCACACCATTGACAGCGATAAACGGCTACGCAGAGCTTATACATGAAAACGATGCAGAATGTGCCGGTCGTTATTCAGTGAATATGTTACAGGCATCCCGGCATATGACAACCATGCTGAACTCGTTGCTTGAATTTTTCAGGCTGGAAAACGGGAAGGAGCAACCAAAAGTATCTCCGTTTCGCCTGCAAAGCGTGTCCGAGATGCTTAATGCGGAATTCCTTCCACAAGCAGAGAAGAAAGACCTTAAACTGACAATCGAATGTGATTCGGACGTTATTTTGGCAGGTGATAAAGAACGTGTCATTCATATCGGCAACAACCTGTTGTCCAATGCTGTCAAGTTTACACAATCCGGAAGCGTATCATTCCGTCTTTGCCATACAGAAGGCTACCTTGTGTTAAGCGTGGAAGACACCGGCAGCGGGATGAACAAAGAAGAGCAACAACGGATATTCGATCCATTTGAACGCCTGTCCAATGCAGCCACACAAGACGGATTCGGTCTGGGTTTAAGTATCGTGAAACGGATTGTTGATATGCTTGGCGGAACAATACGGGTTGAAAGCGAGAAAGGGAAAGGTAGCCGTTTTACAGTACGAATACCTATGTTGGTTGCGGATGCCATTGCCGAAAAGCCGGAATTACGGTCAGAACAACGCCTTGAAAAGACGTATTCGGTTGTCGCACTTGATGACAACGAGATAGTGCTGGGCATGGTAAAAGAGATGTATGCCAGTGTCGGAGTGCATTGCGACACCTTCAGCAATGTCGGTGATATGATGGAGGCGTTGCGCACACGGCATTATGATTTAGCAATCGTGGATTTGAAGATGCCGGAGATGAACGGCTTTGAGGTATTGGAACTGATGCGTTCATCAAGCGTCGGCAACTCAAAAGAGATACCCGTCATTGTGGCAACTGCATCCGGCAGTTGCGAAGCTGAGGAACTGACAGCGCAAGGTTTTACAGCCTGCCTGTTCAAACCATTCTCACTGTCAGAACTGATTGAGGCATCGGAAAAATGCCTTTCAGCCAACACCAGCAAAGAGGAAATACCTGATCTGGCCTCCCTTCTTGCTTACGGTGACAAGGCGGCAATGCTTGACCGCCTGATAACCGAAACTGAGAAGGACGTGCAGGACGTAAGGAATGCCGGAGCAAGAGGCGACCGCATGGCTTTGGGCGAATGGATACACCGCCTGCGCAGCTCTTGGGCTGTAATTCATGCTGATAAACCGCTGTGGGAACTATACGAATTGTTGCATCGGGAAAATGAATGTTCGGAAGCGGAGTTGCAACGTGCGGTATCATCCATATTGGAGAAAGGTAATATGATCATCAATGTCGCCAAAAACGAAAGGAGGAAGCTCAATGAAAATCTATGTGATTGA
- a CDS encoding DUF4406 domain-containing protein has product MEKKEEKKVCCICGKEYEGYGYNPFPVKEEGCCCQSCNYSVVVPERWERHKAFQRGEATGAGKVYISGAIAHYDMNERKEAFSRAEEKLMAQGYDPVNPFRNGLPDEAHWRAHMRADIALLLACDYIYMLKDWELSKGAKLELDVASSCGIKVLFE; this is encoded by the coding sequence ATGGAAAAGAAAGAAGAAAAGAAAGTGTGCTGCATCTGCGGCAAAGAGTATGAGGGCTACGGATACAATCCGTTCCCGGTGAAAGAAGAAGGCTGCTGCTGCCAATCGTGCAACTACAGTGTGGTGGTTCCGGAACGGTGGGAACGACACAAGGCTTTTCAACGTGGTGAAGCGACCGGTGCCGGGAAAGTGTACATCAGCGGAGCCATCGCGCACTATGATATGAATGAGCGCAAGGAAGCCTTCAGCCGTGCCGAGGAGAAACTGATGGCACAAGGCTATGATCCTGTAAACCCTTTCAGGAACGGATTGCCGGATGAAGCTCATTGGAGAGCCCACATGCGGGCCGACATTGCCCTGTTGCTGGCTTGTGACTATATCTACATGCTGAAGGACTGGGAACTGAGCAAGGGAGCCAAACTGGAGCTTGACGTAGCCAGTTCGTGTGGCATTAAAGTATTGTTTGAATAA
- a CDS encoding HigA family addiction module antitoxin has translation MATLKKFVPPVEFHPGITLSDKLKEMGMSVKEFAVRTSKPEKTIFAVIGGKSSVTSDMAVAFESVTKIPAHFWLNIQRGYDEYVARQKREEQLALAYEWACSFPLAKMMELGWIPMVKTVEEKVKALLSFFQVSTERAWEDYYLNQQLKVAFRISLNNTKEPHAISAWLRQGEVQAAETEVCEFSEKALREAIPAMKSLCAEHPADFAVALQELCAKVGVKLVYTPCLPKAPINGSTRWINDAPCIQMTGRHKRNDIFWFTFFHELGHILLHGKKDIFLEDIEYADKQKEKEEEADAFSSRTLLSQAEENEIIRQGDFSADTIRYYAEKFNVHPAIIVGRLQHKKVIPFTAHSTLIEKIELFN, from the coding sequence ATGGCAACTTTAAAGAAATTCGTTCCGCCGGTGGAGTTTCATCCCGGTATCACCCTTTCAGACAAACTGAAAGAGATGGGGATGAGCGTAAAGGAGTTTGCTGTGCGCACTTCAAAACCGGAGAAGACCATCTTTGCCGTCATTGGCGGCAAGAGTAGTGTGACCTCTGATATGGCTGTGGCGTTCGAGAGTGTCACAAAGATTCCCGCACATTTCTGGCTGAACATACAGCGCGGGTATGATGAGTATGTTGCTCGACAGAAAAGAGAAGAGCAACTGGCCCTGGCATACGAATGGGCATGTTCGTTCCCCTTGGCAAAAATGATGGAACTGGGCTGGATTCCCATGGTAAAGACGGTTGAGGAGAAAGTCAAGGCATTGCTCTCGTTCTTTCAGGTCAGCACGGAAAGGGCATGGGAAGACTACTACCTGAACCAACAGTTGAAAGTGGCATTCCGTATATCCCTCAATAACACCAAAGAGCCGCACGCCATATCCGCATGGCTGCGTCAGGGAGAAGTGCAGGCAGCAGAAACGGAAGTCTGCGAGTTTTCCGAGAAGGCACTGCGTGAAGCTATCCCTGCCATGAAAAGCCTCTGTGCTGAGCATCCTGCTGATTTTGCCGTGGCATTGCAGGAACTGTGTGCCAAGGTGGGCGTCAAGCTGGTTTATACACCTTGTCTGCCCAAGGCTCCCATCAACGGCTCCACAAGATGGATCAATGATGCGCCCTGCATTCAGATGACGGGAAGACATAAGAGAAACGACATATTCTGGTTCACATTCTTCCACGAATTGGGACACATCCTGCTACATGGCAAGAAAGACATATTCTTGGAAGACATTGAATATGCGGACAAACAGAAGGAAAAGGAGGAAGAGGCCGATGCTTTCTCTTCACGCACCTTACTGTCTCAGGCAGAGGAAAACGAGATAATCAGGCAGGGAGATTTTTCTGCTGATACGATTCGATATTATGCAGAAAAGTTCAATGTACATCCCGCAATCATTGTCGGAAGATTGCAGCACAAGAAGGTAATTCCATTTACCGCACATTCAACTCTGATAGAAAAGATAGAGCTTTTCAATTAG
- a CDS encoding AAA family ATPase translates to MEITNEVKQRIVAAIATDRENYPSDNRHATALGIAPSVYNAIKRGNYEKQVSDANWVGIARRLGVQLRTEIPWLAAQTPTYVFVSKQLEVCQGSGLSAILCDMPNIGKTFTAKAYVKQHKHAVYVDCSQVKTKLKLIRYIAKEFGVTSNGRYSDVYEDLVAYLRTIDTPLVILDEAGDLQYEAFLELKALWNATERCCAWYMMGADGLKEKINRAIEGKKVGYTEMLSRYGDSYSKVTPDDAQEREKFLKAQAAIVAKINAPDGADIAKIVHSTGGGLRRVYTEIEKLRRMQA, encoded by the coding sequence ATGGAAATAACAAATGAAGTAAAGCAACGTATTGTGGCAGCGATAGCCACCGACCGTGAAAATTATCCCAGTGACAACCGCCATGCCACGGCACTGGGCATAGCCCCCAGCGTTTACAATGCCATCAAGCGGGGCAATTATGAAAAGCAGGTCAGTGATGCCAACTGGGTAGGTATAGCCCGAAGATTAGGCGTGCAACTGCGTACAGAAATACCTTGGCTGGCAGCACAGACCCCGACCTACGTGTTTGTGAGCAAGCAGCTGGAAGTGTGCCAGGGAAGCGGGCTGAGTGCCATCCTGTGCGATATGCCCAATATCGGCAAGACCTTTACAGCGAAAGCTTACGTGAAGCAGCACAAGCACGCCGTATATGTGGACTGCAGCCAGGTGAAGACCAAACTGAAGCTGATACGCTACATTGCCAAGGAATTCGGTGTGACCAGCAACGGACGCTATAGCGACGTGTATGAGGATCTGGTGGCCTACCTGCGCACGATTGATACGCCCCTGGTTATCCTGGATGAAGCCGGGGACCTGCAGTATGAAGCCTTCCTGGAGTTAAAGGCGCTTTGGAACGCTACGGAACGCTGCTGTGCCTGGTATATGATGGGTGCCGACGGATTAAAGGAGAAGATCAACCGCGCCATCGAAGGCAAGAAGGTGGGCTATACCGAAATGTTGAGCCGCTACGGTGACTCCTACAGCAAGGTGACCCCGGACGATGCGCAGGAACGCGAAAAGTTTCTGAAGGCACAGGCTGCCATCGTCGCAAAAATCAATGCCCCGGACGGTGCCGACATTGCCAAGATTGTTCATAGCACCGGAGGCGGCTTGCGGCGCGTATATACCGAAATCGAAAAATTAAGGAGGATGCAGGCATGA
- a CDS encoding DUF3164 family protein codes for MEKNNQSVDIKSLSKEQRAALMAQLQQEEKEDRIARRETYEALRGEFMHEVKTNVLEMVNAVTGFRGWLEKEADAFTKVMKEYGQVKSDEQRSYTITDGDFRLEVKSNKVKGFDERADMAADRLIDYLKRYMQNSEKGSDDPMYQMAMTLLERNKMGDLDYKSISKLYELEDKFDEEYADIMRLFKEANVVQRNATNYYFSRRNPENGVWTRIEPSFCRL; via the coding sequence ATGGAAAAGAACAATCAAAGTGTGGACATCAAGTCCCTGAGTAAAGAACAGCGAGCAGCCCTCATGGCCCAGCTGCAGCAAGAAGAGAAAGAAGACCGCATCGCCCGTCGTGAAACTTACGAGGCATTACGCGGTGAGTTTATGCACGAAGTAAAGACCAACGTTCTTGAGATGGTGAATGCCGTGACCGGGTTCCGCGGATGGCTGGAAAAAGAAGCCGATGCCTTTACCAAGGTGATGAAGGAATACGGCCAGGTGAAAAGCGACGAACAGCGCAGCTATACCATTACGGACGGAGACTTCCGTCTGGAAGTGAAAAGCAACAAGGTGAAAGGCTTCGATGAACGAGCCGACATGGCAGCCGACCGTCTGATTGACTATTTGAAGCGCTACATGCAGAACAGCGAGAAAGGTTCTGATGATCCGATGTATCAGATGGCCATGACCCTGCTGGAGCGCAACAAGATGGGCGACCTGGACTACAAGAGCATTTCAAAGCTGTATGAACTGGAAGATAAGTTCGATGAAGAGTATGCAGACATCATGCGCCTGTTCAAGGAAGCTAATGTAGTGCAGCGCAATGCCACCAACTACTACTTCAGCCGCCGCAACCCTGAAAACGGCGTATGGACCCGCATTGAACCCAGTTTCTGCCGTTTGTAG
- a CDS encoding sigma-54-dependent transcriptional regulator has product MKIYVIEDNTVYNEYVCNLLKKGGFKTEQAYHLNTAKKLLTKIGDDDIVLADLRLPEGDSIELLRWMRKNEMRHPFIVMTNYGEVGSAVESMKLGSKDYIQKPLLEDKLLPLIRSIQEERDRLAQRQVPIFIRQGAAYQNIKKRVRLVAATRMSVLILGENGTGKEHIAQHIHAQSKLSDKPFVAVDCGALSPSLAQSAFFGHLKGSFTGADTNKTGYFQEAEGGTLFLDEVGNLTPEMQQMLLRAIQERRYRPIGAKEDKAANVRIVAATNEDLHKAVAEKRFRPDLLYRLQEYVITVPPLRDCPEDIIPLAEFFREIANQELERNIQGFSTSACKTLLAYPWPGNVRELKQKILSAVLHTEGDIITENSLELDNEQTASSIGFTLKSDEEEKDRILRALKQTDGNKKLAAILLGIGRTTLYNKIEEYGIDDAKE; this is encoded by the coding sequence ATGAAAATCTATGTGATTGAGGACAATACCGTCTATAACGAATATGTCTGCAACCTTCTGAAAAAAGGCGGCTTCAAGACCGAGCAGGCATACCATCTCAATACAGCCAAGAAGTTGTTGACCAAGATTGGGGATGATGACATCGTGCTTGCCGACCTGCGTTTACCCGAGGGTGACAGTATAGAACTGTTAAGATGGATGCGCAAAAATGAAATGCGTCATCCGTTCATCGTAATGACAAACTACGGTGAAGTCGGTTCGGCAGTAGAGAGTATGAAACTCGGGTCAAAAGATTATATACAGAAACCTCTGCTGGAAGACAAACTGCTACCGCTAATCCGTTCCATACAGGAAGAACGGGACAGACTGGCGCAACGCCAAGTGCCGATATTTATTCGACAAGGCGCAGCATATCAGAATATAAAGAAGCGGGTACGCCTTGTCGCTGCCACACGTATGAGTGTGCTGATACTTGGAGAAAACGGGACAGGGAAAGAGCATATCGCGCAACACATCCATGCCCAAAGCAAACTGTCTGACAAACCTTTCGTTGCGGTGGATTGCGGGGCGTTATCTCCGTCATTGGCGCAATCCGCTTTCTTCGGGCATCTCAAGGGGTCATTTACCGGAGCTGATACCAATAAAACCGGGTATTTCCAAGAAGCCGAAGGCGGAACGTTATTCCTTGACGAAGTCGGTAACCTGACGCCGGAGATGCAGCAGATGTTGCTCCGTGCCATACAGGAACGACGTTACCGACCGATAGGGGCCAAAGAGGACAAGGCAGCCAACGTGCGTATAGTTGCTGCAACCAACGAGGACTTGCATAAAGCCGTTGCCGAGAAACGCTTCAGACCGGATTTGCTATATCGTTTGCAGGAATATGTGATAACAGTACCTCCTCTGCGCGATTGTCCGGAGGACATAATCCCGTTGGCTGAGTTTTTCCGCGAAATAGCCAATCAGGAACTGGAACGGAACATACAAGGCTTCAGCACATCCGCCTGTAAAACCTTGCTCGCCTATCCGTGGCCGGGCAATGTACGTGAGCTGAAACAGAAGATTCTGTCAGCCGTACTGCACACAGAAGGCGATATCATAACGGAGAATAGTCTGGAACTTGACAATGAACAAACAGCTTCATCCATCGGTTTTACGCTAAAGAGTGATGAAGAAGAGAAAGACCGCATACTGCGGGCTCTGAAACAAACTGACGGGAACAAAAAGCTGGCGGCGATACTATTGGGCATTGGCAGGACAACGCTGTACAACAAAATCGAAGAATACGGAATTGACGACGCAAAAGAATGA
- a CDS encoding type II toxin-antitoxin system RelE/ParE family toxin, protein MDIFFQSKKLEKIASDPRKCLKELGQTRAELFQKRLRDLYRADTLEDVRYLPGRYHELSENRKGQWACDLDQPYRLIFEPHEDPIPTDENGKYVWIEIKGVEIVEIVNYHGK, encoded by the coding sequence ATGGATATATTCTTTCAGAGCAAGAAACTGGAGAAGATAGCATCTGACCCACGAAAATGCTTAAAGGAACTTGGTCAGACAAGAGCTGAATTGTTCCAGAAGCGTCTTCGAGATCTCTATCGAGCCGACACCTTGGAAGATGTGCGTTACCTGCCAGGACGCTATCATGAACTGAGCGAAAACAGGAAAGGACAATGGGCTTGTGACCTCGACCAGCCGTATCGGCTGATATTTGAGCCTCATGAAGACCCTATTCCGACCGACGAAAACGGCAAGTATGTCTGGATAGAGATAAAAGGAGTAGAAATTGTAGAAATAGTGAATTATCACGGTAAATAG
- a CDS encoding S24 family peptidase: MNFIERLQYFMEKKGINDNQMTVNAGLSVGLIGKAKVSGKGMSSMNIEKILLAYPELSADWLLTGAGSMLKDDLNGIKTIDEANSSTLPTTSMNPSIGTPYYDVDFIGGFDEVFNSQVNIPATNIVIRGFEKTSLWCNVTGHSMEPKINHGDIIALHQCTLNDIQYGEIYAVVLDTIRTIKILRRSPDPDKLRFIPINTNDYDEQEFDKSRIINVFEVIGSISKFF, from the coding sequence ATGAATTTTATAGAAAGACTTCAATATTTCATGGAGAAAAAGGGCATAAATGACAATCAAATGACTGTTAATGCCGGTCTTTCTGTTGGACTTATTGGGAAAGCAAAGGTGTCTGGCAAAGGCATGAGCTCAATGAATATTGAAAAAATTCTATTAGCCTATCCGGAATTATCTGCCGATTGGTTACTTACTGGTGCAGGAAGCATGTTGAAAGATGATTTGAACGGCATTAAAACAATAGACGAAGCAAATTCTTCGACTCTGCCTACCACATCTATGAACCCATCCATCGGTACACCATACTACGATGTGGACTTTATCGGGGGCTTTGATGAAGTGTTTAATTCACAGGTAAACATACCTGCCACCAACATTGTAATAAGGGGATTCGAAAAAACCAGCCTTTGGTGCAATGTCACCGGGCACTCCATGGAACCCAAAATAAACCATGGCGACATCATTGCCCTGCACCAATGCACACTCAACGACATCCAATATGGCGAAATCTATGCAGTGGTGTTGGATACCATCCGCACCATTAAAATCCTCCGCAGGTCGCCGGATCCGGACAAGCTGCGCTTCATCCCCATCAACACCAATGACTACGATGAACAGGAATTCGACAAATCACGCATCATCAATGTCTTTGAAGTAATCGGAAGTATCAGCAAGTTCTTCTAA
- a CDS encoding RteC domain-containing protein, with protein MNYLILAETEFFAMINEADSGCLKTAYGGFISSVISLCHECADRNQAAITLAYTENELQYHNTLYTAAGKSMTDLYVRKALAFVRKMQKFLAAPQVPPLTSNIHPTVIPTAKSKTQKSLQWTGNTLDLVELVYGLSEMGCIDNGETPLKVLAPALYEFFGLDTKECYRYYSAIKLRKNPSRTYFIDKMQKKLNEKIRRDEELERMRR; from the coding sequence ATGAACTACCTCATATTGGCGGAAACAGAATTTTTCGCCATGATTAACGAAGCCGACAGCGGCTGTCTGAAGACCGCATACGGTGGTTTCATAAGCTCAGTCATATCGTTATGCCATGAATGTGCTGACCGCAACCAAGCTGCCATTACACTGGCATATACCGAGAACGAATTGCAGTATCATAACACGCTGTATACAGCTGCCGGAAAAAGCATGACCGACTTATATGTACGCAAAGCCCTTGCCTTTGTGCGCAAGATGCAGAAGTTCCTTGCAGCTCCCCAAGTGCCACCACTCACATCCAACATCCATCCCACCGTTATCCCCACAGCAAAAAGCAAAACACAGAAGTCCCTGCAATGGACGGGCAACACCCTCGACCTTGTGGAGCTGGTTTACGGGCTGAGCGAGATGGGCTGTATAGACAACGGCGAGACTCCCTTGAAGGTGCTCGCCCCTGCCCTCTACGAGTTCTTCGGACTCGACACCAAGGAGTGTTACCGCTACTACTCCGCCATCAAACTGCGCAAGAATCCCAGCCGCACCTATTTCATCGACAAGATGCAGAAGAAACTCAATGAGAAGATTCGACGGGATGAGGAATTGGAGCGGATGAGGCGGTAA
- a CDS encoding AAA family ATPase — translation MKLKRAYSPGEVLNMKIPRFEFSGDWQTSIGNPAKSGVWIIWGASGNGKSSFVMQLAKYLCSFGRVIYDSLEESTGLSFQMSLKRHKMGEVKKKLIILDQEPMEQLEERLRRRGSPGIVIIDSFQYSGLNYKTYKEFKERHPKKLFIFISHAEGLHPAGRSARKVEYDADVKIMVSCFKAWCKSRFMERPGEPYVIWEEGAAKTLKDDNMEDYLNDGMGE, via the coding sequence GTGAAACTGAAGAGAGCCTACAGTCCCGGTGAGGTGCTGAACATGAAGATTCCCCGGTTCGAGTTTTCCGGGGACTGGCAAACCTCGATAGGCAACCCGGCCAAGAGCGGCGTGTGGATTATTTGGGGAGCCAGCGGAAACGGTAAGAGCAGCTTTGTGATGCAGCTGGCCAAGTACCTGTGTAGCTTCGGACGCGTAATTTATGACAGTTTGGAAGAAAGTACCGGTTTGTCGTTCCAGATGAGCCTGAAACGGCACAAGATGGGTGAAGTGAAAAAGAAGCTGATTATCCTTGACCAGGAACCGATGGAGCAATTGGAGGAACGGTTACGGCGCAGAGGCAGTCCCGGAATCGTGATTATCGACAGCTTCCAATACAGCGGCTTGAACTACAAAACCTACAAGGAGTTCAAGGAACGTCATCCCAAGAAACTGTTTATCTTCATCAGCCATGCCGAGGGGCTTCATCCGGCAGGTAGAAGCGCCCGCAAGGTGGAATATGATGCCGATGTGAAAATCATGGTAAGCTGTTTCAAAGCCTGGTGCAAAAGCCGCTTTATGGAGCGGCCCGGTGAGCCCTACGTGATATGGGAAGAAGGTGCTGCCAAAACATTGAAGGACGATAATATGGAGGATTATTTGAATGATGGAATGGGAGAATAA